In one Dreissena polymorpha isolate Duluth1 chromosome 7, UMN_Dpol_1.0, whole genome shotgun sequence genomic region, the following are encoded:
- the LOC127838240 gene encoding uncharacterized protein LOC127838240 isoform X2, with amino-acid sequence MAFNVTYGALQSHNIKHLYTTREKTMHQKIPRQKLYRPEFLELERQANERHKNRVRRRPKVNMEFVPEYNIDVPRAPAFRVANKEFVDDLVARLTKKPAVKSNPRGCGHYQRGFHEYE; translated from the exons ATGGCGTTTAACGTGACATACGGGGCGTTACAGTCGCATAACATCAAACACCTGTACACGACACGGGAGAAAACCATGCACCAGAAAATTCCAAGGCAGAAATTATACAGACCAG AATTTCTGGAGTTGGAGAGACAGGCCAACGAGCGCCACAAGAACAGAGTCCGGCGTCGGCCGAAGGTGAACATGGAGTTCGTGCCGGAGTACAACATCGACGTACCCCGTGCGCCTGCTTTCAG GGTCGCGAACAAAGAATTCGTCGATGATCTTGTAGCCCGACTAACAAAAAAGCCCGCTGTAAAATCCAACCCGCGCGGCTGCGGCCATTACCAACGCGGGTTCCACGAATATGAATAG
- the LOC127838237 gene encoding uncharacterized protein LOC127838237 — MKYLFEIKSLSEEPTIRLQQLRDLQAKYAQEAREKIYHEIKIQKNRGITFNEYVAGFGFYNYYTLCRSELERYLITGKEYTAPSKFDHLLPYSGLKIDDILVDTIPHARHSICHVQPQPPSSAKHSSEEPTLSFEALMLGYYPHVTIQEALRAPLESSYKPSAAGDQKGNIRMKVTDMGSEEKESAIFDPILATGDNSLTAAKVSKKQSVAARMGKWLRRLFSCTKKPMVTG, encoded by the exons atgaaatatttatttgaaattaaaagtCTCTCGGAAGAGCCGACGATCAGGCTTCAGCAACTTCGAGATCTGCAAGCGAAATATGCGCAGGAAGCGAGGGAGAAAATCTATCACGAAATCAAAATACAGAAAAATCGAGGAATCACgtttaatgaatatgttgccgGATTTGGCTTTTATAATTACTACACATTGTGCAGATCGGAACTGGAGCGTTATTTAATAACCg GTAAAGAATATACAGCGCCGTCGAAATTCGACCACCTTTTGCCCTATTCTGGGTTGAAAATCGACGATATTTTAGTCGACACAATACCACATGCCAGGCATAGCATCTGTCACGTGCAACCACAACCGCCGTCGTCGGCAAAGCATAGTTCAGAAGAGCCAACACTAAGCTTCGAAGCCTTAATGCTAGGGTACTACCCGCATGTGACCATTCAAGAAGCTCTGAGAGCTCCATTGGAGAGTTCATATAAACCGTCTGCAGCGGGCGATCAGAAAGGAAACATCCGCATGAAGGTTACTGATATG GGTTCCGAAGAGAAAGAGTCCGCCATCTTTGACCCGATACTGGCCACGGGAGACAACTCTCTGACGGCGGCGAAGGTCAGCAAGAAGCAAAGTGTGGCGGCGAGGATGGGCAAATGGCTGAGGCGTTTGTTTTCTTGCACCAAGAAGCCTATGGTCACTGGCTGa
- the LOC127838240 gene encoding uncharacterized protein LOC127838240 isoform X1, with protein MAFNVTYGALQSHNIKHLYTTREKTMHQKIPRQKLYRPEFLELERQANERHKNRARRRPKVNMEFVPEYNIDVARAPAFRTANKEFVDDLVARLTKKPAVKSNPRGCGHYQRGFHEYEWEEDMTSPSEPVPARRMKSILNRLTRPCGCGKRHPSPDLREDDYLPNFVI; from the exons ATGGCGTTTAACGTGACATACGGGGCGTTACAGTCGCATAACATCAAACACCTGTACACGACACGGGAGAAAACCATGCACCAGAAAATTCCAAGGCAGAAATTATACAGACCAG AATTTCTGGAGTTGGAGAGACAAGCCAACGAGCGCCACAAGAACAGAGCCCGGCGTCGTCCGAAGGTGAACATGGAGTTCGTGCCGGAGTACAACATCGACGTAGCCCGTGCGCCTGCTTTCAG GACCGCGAACAAAGAATTCGTCGATGATCTTGTAGCCCGGCTAACAAAAAAGCCCGCTGTAAAATCCAACCCGCGCGGCTGCGGCCATTACCAACGCGGGTTCCACGAATATGAATGGGAGGAGGATATGACGTCACCATCGGAACCAGTGCCCGCACGGAGAATGAAGAGTATTCTCAATCGTCTGACGAGACCTTGTGGGTGTGGAAAGCGTCATCCTAGCCCTGATTTACGCGAAGACGACTATTTACCAAACTTTGTGATTTGA
- the LOC127838239 gene encoding uncharacterized protein LOC127838239 yields MKYLFEIKSLSEEPTIRLQQLRDLQAKYAQEAREKIYHEIKIRKNRGITFNEYVAGFGFYNYYSLCRSELERYLITGKEYTAPSKFDHHLPYSGLKIHDILVDTIPHAKHSICHVQPLPPSSVKHSSEEPALSFEALMLGYYPHVTIQEALRAPFESSYKPSAAGDQKGNIRMKVTDMVTDVKESTIFDPILATGDNSMTAAKVSRKPSVAARIGNWLRRLFSCIKKPKLTG; encoded by the exons atgaaatatttatttgaaattaaaagtCTCTCGGAAGAGCCGACGATCAGGCTTCAGCAACTTCGAGATCTGCAAGCGAAATATGCGCAGGAAGCGAGGGAGAAAATCTATCACGAAATCAAAATACGGAAAAATCGAGGAATCACttttaatgaatatgttgccgGATTTGGCTTTTATAATTACTACTCATTGTGCAGATCGGAACTGGAGCGTTATTTAATAACCG GTAAAGAATATACAGCGCCGTCGAAATTCGACCACCATTTGCCCTATTCTGGGTTGAAAATACACGATATTTTAGTCGACACAATACCACATGCCAAGCATAGCATCTGTCACGTGCAACCACTACCGCCGTCGTCGGTAAAGCATAGTTCAGAGGAGCCAGCACTAAGCTTTGAAGCCTTAATGCTAGGGTACTATCCTCATGTGACCATTCAAGAAGCTTTGAGAGCTCCATTTGAGAGTTCATATAAACCGTCTGCAGCGGGCGATCAGAAAGGAAACATCCGCATGAAAGTTACTGATATG GTTACCGATGTGAAAGAGTCAACCATCTTTGACCCGATACTCGCCACGGGAGACAACTCTATGACAGCGGCGAAGGTCAGCAGGAAGCCAAGCGTGGCGGCCAGGATTGGCAACTGGCTGAGACGATTATTTTCTTGCATCAAGAAGCCTAAGCTTACTGGCTGA